TCACAAGGATGCATGGAAAATGCCAGGAAGAAGCACACTTTCTTCACTGTATTTTCAGGCTGCTAACTTCTCTGGATACGAAGAGATATACTCCATAGTTTACTGTTAGGGCATTGCTTGGGCCTCTCATGTATCTCTGCAGACACCATCCACATAGGTAATTGCTGCCAATGCTCACAGTACGTGTATTTCTCTCTGAAGAAAATACACGCTGCGTGCAAAATTCTCAAGCAATTATCTCTGCACTTGCTTTATATACGTGCCATGGACGACGAACTTTTCCCATCCTTTTGTTGCAATCTCAGGTGCAATTCAAATATTCAGTTTATGAGGTGTGCAAATTTACAATGAAGAAAGGATCGGAAGAGATGACGGCCTCAATCAAACatatttaattagaaaaaagtACTTAATTATATACCAGGTTGGTTTGCATGCGGGCGTTAGAATCTATACAAGTCAACAATAATAAAACAAGAATATGATCAAAATGAGAATATACTAGAAGCATGCATACAGTTGATGTTAGCATGGTGGTGTGATCATTTGTGCATGAATATCAAATGACAAATAGAACCGTCAGCATGACAGCTTCAGCAGTATTATAGAATTTTCTTGAATTTAATAATGCCTCTTTATATAAATTATATAGGCTACTGGCTACTCCAATAATGCAAGTAGTCTCTATTTGACTCGGTCGTCAGAGCCGAAAAATAATGGTGTTGCGTATAGTGAATTAAAACATTGAGTTTAAAACAAAATATGGATTATGATTTGACGAATTACTAAATGTTAAatttaacttttttaaaaataaaatatgccTCAAATATTTTAAAGGACGACACTGGTAGCTCACACTCTCACAGAGATGCCTTTGGATGTTTTCGCTCCTGTAAATACCAAGTATATACGAGAAAAGGCACCTTAATAAGAACAAGGCTTGATAGGTGACATACTTTGATCGATCAACTCTGAAACCGTGgaccaaaaaaaaacatttctcAACCGTATATGTGTTAGATCATGATATCCTAGGTTCTAGGTAGGAAATGCAAAACCACACAAAATGCTACAGTGATACCTTTGTACGGCAAAAATGCAATAATGATTTGTACCCAATATTATAACTTAGCTTATGCATGCTCAagtaagaaaagaaaagaaaccaatTTCCTATCATTAGGAAGCTACATATATTTTGCATAGGGGGCATATGCTAATTGTCCAGCAGGGATAGCACAGCAAAGAAATGTTATAATTAAAATTGAATTTCGATAAAGTATAGGCTCAAACTCCTTAGAACGTACTGTCTCCGCCCCAGAAAGAGTGAATAAATTATTTCATATTTTGCAGATTATTTGTCCAATTTTGGGACGACGTAGAGATTTTGTAAATTCCTAGAGTGTCAATCATTGTGGAACGAACGAAATAATTGTTTTTTAGGAGTAACGAAATAATTGTTTCTTTGCTTATAATTTCAAAAACAAAAGTATTGTTCACTCCAAACAGCCTgcaaaatatgaacaaattatccGTCAACGCCATAGACATTTTGATGAGTGAAACTATTCTTTCGTTGACATTATTGCAAAAAAGATTACAAATGAGCTTCTCCAAAGCCAAGATTGTACGCTTCGGTAGAGCAAAAAACAAACTCAAATCTCGGTAAAAACAACTGCAAACATGGAATCAGCTACTGCTTACGCACAGTGCAAATCCAGCATGTGAATCCATCCCGAACAATGTCAACAAAGGTCAACGATTCCGACAGCATATTCCGTCGATCCTCCCGGAGCTGCGCCCACCTGCCGGCGAATGGCTGCCGATTTGGCATCCACGCGCTTTCGCCTGACGCGTGTCCGATTCAAATCGGACATTTCCATGACATGTCTTTTCGGCTCTCGCCTCGCCGCCCACCTTGCGCTGGCGGCAGTGAGCTCCGCCACTCGTCTTCCTATAAGGTCCAGTCCTCGATGCTTGCGTAGTACGCGGCAGGACCACTTCTCCCAAAGAAGCACGATCAGAGGGAGTccgagagaggagagagggaggtgagatggagagggagaggggggttGTTGAGCAGCCGCCGGCGAAGCGCATGAGGCTGGAGGTGCCGGTTAGggacggggtcggcggcggtggcggcgtgttGTCGCCGAGGAGCCTGACGCTGCGGCAGATCCTGCTGGTGGTGCTCTTCCTTGTGCGAGCGTGAGTGCTCCCAGTTCCCAAACTTCCCAGCCTTCCAGATTCGTCGGTTCTTGAACCGCTTTGGGTGCGTTTTCCTGAGCTGCGCGTGCGTGTGGTTGCAGGAGCGCGAGGGTAACGGTGACGGCCAGCGTCTCCCAGATCGGTGTCACGGTGAGTTCATCTCCGACGCATCCTTGCAAGAATTTCTAGTGTTTCCTGTTCGATTTGCAAATCTGGTAATAATTGACCTGTGCCCAACTTGGGTGTGCCTGATTCCCTCCTTAAACTGGCAAACTGAACCCCTGTTTCACAAACCCATAGCACGTCCCAAAATCTGTATCACAAAACTATCCACCAAAGACTGTCTTTATTGTCCCCCTTTTTTGCAACTTGTAGCAGTGTTTTCCTCTGCACATATGTTATTCTCTTTCTAACATTTTGTGTGCCCTGATTTGATTTGTCCTGCAATTTTGCAGCTCGATCGCACCTTGCGCAAGTATGTTGAGGTGTTTTCTAGGTAAGGACTTTTCCTGCCCGCTCTAAGCTTATCTCCCTTTCTTACAATGCTAcagtctgttttttttttattcagCTGCAAAAGAAAAGGCTTCTATCTCGTAGATTAGTACTATGGCCACTGGCCAGCGCAAATATTGCGtttaggaaatttttttttgtgagagCGCATCTCTTTCTGTGTAGGTCCTAATAGCAGCCCTGCTCAAGAGACACTTCTTGGATCAATTTGGTAGGTGAGACATGAGTGCCAGTAAAAAATTTGTGATTAACTAGGATTAAGTTCATTTAGTTGTATTTGTGTTTCATACGTTGTATACTTCCTATGTTTCATTTGTGCACTTTTTCCCTTATGAAATATCTCTAATCGTTCTCTCCTACAAAAAGGTTTCAATTTGTTTTTGCCAGGAACGACTTCCTGCAATTCTCATTAATACCGATCCAGTTTTCCATCAAAGTAAATTTGGTTGCTAAttgctatatatttttttgaacaTAATCTGAGTTTTGTCTTCTCCTTGTTTTCTTTGAATCAGCAAGCTGGACAGCTTCCAGAGGCAGGTTGACGGCAAACTGAAAGCTTTCCAAGGGCAGGTTGAGAGCAAACTGGAAACTTTTCATGGGCAGATTGAGGGTCTCCACCAAGAAGTGGTTAGCTTATCTTCTCCAGAATAACTACCTCATGTTAATCCCATTAAGAGAATCCAGTTGATTTTCTTATGAACTTGAAATGACAATCTAGTATAAAAAATGCAGAGACAACTGGCTCGTCTGCATTCCAATCACCATCCTGAACGACACACCAGGTAATAATTAACAATTTATTTCAGCCTCAAATGTAGTACATGCAGTTCATGTAGTTCAAATTTCTGTGCCTTGCCTTGTATTAATTCAGCATATGAACTTCTCAGATAAATAGTTTACAGCATCCATTTCATGCCTATGTACAGTACAATAAAGTATGTTTGTGTTATAAATCCGAAAAATGCTAACTGATATATCTCTTTGCTACATCCTTTTTTATTTCATTCATGTTGATGTTTCAGATTAGAGCCAAACCAGGAGCATGCTGCTTCCAGTGGATCAAACACAAATATCCATCTGCGTTTCCGGAACAAATGGAAGGCACCCATTTACACGGATAAGGACATAACAGATGAGAACAAAGTGGTAATCAAAGTTGAGGTGTTCGAAGGTGACAAGATGATCACAACCGGTCCTCTTTCCAAGGCGAAAATTGAGATATTGGTTCTCCATGGCAGCTTCTATAAAAAATTCCATGACAATTGGACTGAAGAGGAGTTTGATAAGCACACCGTGCAAGGTCGAGATGGGCAAATGCTTGTGCTGGGAACTGTGCAGTTGACCAATGGAGAGGTAGAGCTTAGCCAGATCCATTTCAAGGAAGGTTCATGCAGGAAGAAGTTCAGCATGGCGGCAAGATTTTGCAAGACCGAAAAGATTGCTGGTCGGGTTCGGGAAGCAATCATGGAGCCTGTCGAGGTTAAGGATCGCAGAAATGAGTGTATGAGATAAGACTTCTTTTTGTCAGGTTTACTATTATTTTTTtgtcgaacacgcaggagagctgcgtatctttataTTAAGAGAGAAAAAAGGGGAAAGATCCACGTACAAAGCAGTCTCATTTACTATTATTATTTGATTTAGGTTAAGACTTTTTGTCAGGTTTCCTACTGTTATCTGATTTGGTTTATCCCCAAAAATTGGGTCCTTGTTGCAGCAAATGAGAAGAGTAAATCTCCAAGATTAGATGATGCTGTCTATCGCATAGAGGCTATTGCCAGAGATGGAGCTTACCACAAGAGGCTTCAGGAGGCAAACATCCACACAGTGCAGGACTTCTTGAAGGCCTTGAACAAGGATTCCGAAGAGCTTTATAAAGTAAAGAAATATGCAGTATTACTTAATTTAGTCCTTGTGTTGTAGCTGCCTGTATGATTTGTATGATGTTATTTTGGTTTCTTGGCTTGCAGATCCTAAAGATGAAAAAGAAGGGCAAGTCTTGGTCAAAAATGACAGGGCATGCTAGGAAGCGTGTTCTAGAAGACAGGCATGAGCTCAAAGCGTATCAGACTGAAGATGGGACTTTGATGCTCTTTTTCAATTGCGTGCATGATCTTGTTGGAGCAAGATTTGGTAGTCGTTACATCGCCTGTGAACAATTTGACATAAATCACAAGGTACACGCTGAACTCAGCAACATCATATACTAATGCTGCGGCGTTGTTGGTGTTAAAAAATCTTGAACGTTTGATGATAAGCACGTATGATGCCCTGTATCCAGGCTTCAGTGAAGAGGTTGAAAGAGCATGTGTACAACAGATTGGAGGACATTCCTTACGATTATGTAATGAAAGGCAATGCTCCTGAGCGAATTTCTTTAGGCActggtggtgctgctggccCGTCTGTTGTATCAGTGGACGCAAGGCAACCAAATTCTATTGCTAATAACCTTGAGGCTTATCAAGATCACCAAGGTACCAGTCCCTGAATTCTGAGTTTCTGACTACTCCTTGAGTTCATTGCAATGCTTAATTGTCTGATGCCGGAATGTCTGTTTGGCCCGTCTGTTGTATCAGTGGACGCAAGGCAACCAAATTCTATTGCTAATAACCTTGAGGCTTATCAAGGTTACCCAGGTACCAGTCCCTGAATTCTGAGTTTCTGACTACTCCTTGAGTTCATTGCAATGCTTAATTGTCTGATGCCAGAATGTCTGTTTCAATTTATAAGGAGCTGGAGCACCTGAAAATTGTCCCAGCGATGTTTTCAACCCTGTTACTGAGCCGATTGACACATATGCGTATGGTCCCATGTACACTGATCCTCGAAACACATATGATTGCCAAGGTAATTTACTTTAAAAATTTGCAAATGTACACATGTTATCTGCAGTAGTTATTCTGATGCAAATGTACGCATGTTATCTGCAGAAGTTATTCTGATAGAAGTATTTGAAACTTTGCAGGTCAAGGAATTCCACCACCTTTTCAGGAGCAGACAACTCTGCTTTCAGTTGGGCCTGACTGGCAACAAAATGCACAAGTCCCCACGAATTCTCCTGACCTGTTTGAGGAGGTGATGCATATGCACAACTATTTTCATATCCATTGCCGGCATGACGCTCTGCATTCATTCTGTGCCTGCATAAAATGAGCACCACCAGACTGTTAGTTAGCTCATGGCTGCGCATTTGTTTTTGCAGTTCAACCTCTGCTCAATCCAACATTGAATCGCATCACCTTCGTCAACCCCATCAAATGGCGCCTGCTGCTCCACAAGCATGGACTCCAGCGCAACCATCGTTCCCTGAGCAAGCTTACGGACCCAGCTGCCCTCTGTTTCCAGGATCAGGCCACGGCAACGACTGGTAGTGACTAGTGAGCGGAGCACAGAGGCCCTGGACACTGCAGTTTAAGGCTGTAAATAGCAATGTTTCCTAGTTTGTAATTGTATATTGTTGATGTTTATCAGTTTGTGTAATATGTGCATTCCTTTTTAACTGTTTGTACAAACATGATGTACATGTGTTTGTACTAGTATGGTGTACAGGTGTTGCTGATAGGTTGTATATATTTCGTGTAAATTTGCAAATGTACATGCGTTAGTGTTTGCTAGTAGAAACAAAATCCTGTATTTTGCAATGACACTATTTTTCTAAAGGAGTACAATTCATACTAGACTGAAAAGAGTCTtcacaagaaaaaagaatcCAAAGATTACCAAGGTAAACATTATCACAGAAGTCTTTTAGATACTTCATTTCAAGTCAAGGGCAGCACCTAAACGTGTGGGAGTTGACGGCAAAAGGTCACCTTCATCATGCACAATTATAAATTTAAATTCAGTTCAACATGCTTGGATAAAACAATGCCAAGCCAGTGAATTTAGAGGCTCATGTCGAATAAAAAGGCTAAAAGATGTGATGAAAACCACGCGGTTTCCCAAACACGTCGTCGTTTATGCAGACTTGGCAAACACGCGTTGATGACTTAAACGTGTAAGTCTTGTAATCTACTGGTTGCTACCATTTCATCGATAATTTGACATAGCCAATGGCACTCGCCTTGGTTTCATATTTTGCAGGGTCATTATCTGATTTGTAAACCTGGCAAATTCAGCAAGTTCTCATGCACAGAATTTGGGTTGATTCTCATCCATATATAAATGTAAAATCAAACTTTAGCTTGTCGAAAGCAGATTTGATATGAATTCGTGACTATATACATTTAGCTTGGGGTAAAACCGTGTCCTTCAAGTTATTCACTGGTAGAAAATGATGCCGTGCTGTAGTCAGCATAAGCAAGGAAATTGACactatggccctgtttgggaggaaggggctaaaatttagccttggactaaattttagcaccatcaaattgggtgctaaactttagcccttcagggtgtttgggaaggaggctaaagtttagcaactgctGTGCCAAATGACCCTTCTACCCTGCATAGCTGCCCCTCCGCCACCCGCTCCTCCTTTAGCCCCTCCGTCGCCAGCagcacggcggcgagcagcagcacgGCGGACAGGACCGCCGCCACGGTGCACAGCGGCGCCCtctggcggccgccgcgggagcgggcgccggcgccggagacctcgcggggagagagagagagacgccgTCCGGCGGCGAGGTTCCGGGCGGAGTGAGCGAGGCGGAGACGGCGTCGTGGTCCggccgcgacggcggtggcgggatcgggcggaggcgaggcgaggtggGGCAGAGGCACAGCGGAGGTAGcggcggccccgccggcgcggcgaggccgcGGTGGCCGGCAAGGCGAGATCGCGGGGGCGGtcggggccggcgcggaggtcgcgggggcgggcggggccagCCGAAGGCGGCTGCGGCGttggcgaggcggaggcagggcgggcggcggcgaggcggaggtggggcggTGAGGTtggccggaggcggaggcggcggcgacggcggggcgggccggaggaggcggcgacggcggggcgggccggagtaggaggcggcggggcgaaggcggcgggcgaggtggtggcggcggagctggccggaggcggtggcggcgagacggaggcggcgggaccGGCGCCGGAGGTGAGGAGCCGACCCCCGAGCGGTTCGGGTGAGgaggcggggagagagagaaactgaggggaggagagagagggaggggggcaGGGGGGAAAGTGACcctaggggaccactttttagtccatttagtccattttagctacccTTCGGGGGCTAAAGGATTTGTggggggttaaagtttagcccaccaACTTTAGCCCACCTGTTTGGGAAGCTTGAGGGCTAAAATGAGCTAAAGtggaggtgctaaactttagcccccctctcccaaacagggcctataaCAATGCAACTAGAGCATGACTCCTTCCATCAAAACATTTGACCAAACCAGTCCGGTTTCTTTTTGAAAGAAAACGCATTTGACAACTGGGTTCGGCAATCACAAGCAAATGTCAGATGTGTACCGACGCACATTCCAGCAGCAAAACACCACAAACACATGATCAAATGGCTGATTTACGATAGATAGTAGCTCGGCCTCCCCCAATATTACATACAGGGCTCCCAACATATCCGGTACCACGATGCTAACAAACTATACATATACTCTATTGTCCATGCAATGATGATGCATATACTAAGGAACATCCATATCCACAATTCATCTCCCCATTATCCCGGAGTAATGGCACCACCTTCTGATGGCAGATCAGCGAGTCGTTACAACAGCTGCGGCAGCACCTTGTGCTCGGTGTAAGGCCTGTTCGATGGTAGCGAGAGTTGCCTCCTCCATTGGCTTTTTGGGTCACCCTTCATAAGATGTCATCAAATATCAGGGACAAGACGAGCCCCTGTGCAAATTGGCTCCTCCTGATTCGCTCCACCTTGACCTCAGGGAGCAAAGGCTCATCCACACTGGCAAATAACAACCAAGTGTAAGTGAATTATAACACAGGATATAGATTCAGTCATCGATAAAGACATGTAGATACAATATC
This sequence is a window from Setaria italica strain Yugu1 chromosome III, Setaria_italica_v2.0, whole genome shotgun sequence. Protein-coding genes within it:
- the LOC101778102 gene encoding calmodulin-binding protein 60 C isoform X2 codes for the protein MLRCFLGPNSSPAQETLLGSICKLDSFQRQVDGKLKAFQGQVESKLETFHGQIEGLHQEVRQLARLHSNHHPERHTRLEPNQEHAASSGSNTNIHLRFRNKWKAPIYTDKDITDENKVVIKVEVFEGDKMITTGPLSKAKIEILVLHGSFYKKFHDNWTEEEFDKHTVQGRDGQMLVLGTVQLTNGEVELSQIHFKEGSCRKKFSMAARFCKTEKIAGRVREAIMEPVEVKDRRNESNEKSKSPRLDDAVYRIEAIARDGAYHKRLQEANIHTVQDFLKALNKDSEELYKILKMKKKGKSWSKMTGHARKRVLEDRHELKAYQTEDGTLMLFFNCVHDLVGARFGSRYIACEQFDINHKASVKRLKEHVYNRLEDIPYDYVMKGNAPERISLGTGGAAGPSVVSVDARQPNSIANNLEAYQDHQVDARQPNSIANNLEAYQGYPGAGAPENCPSDVFNPVTEPIDTYAYGPMYTDPRNTYDCQGQGIPPPFQEQTTLLSVGPDWQQNAQVPTNSPDLFEEFNLCSIQH
- the LOC101778102 gene encoding protein SAR DEFICIENT 1 isoform X1; amino-acid sequence: MERERGVVEQPPAKRMRLEVPVRDGVGGGGGVLSPRSLTLRQILLVVLFLVRASARVTVTASVSQIGVTLDRTLRKYVEVFSSKLDSFQRQVDGKLKAFQGQVESKLETFHGQIEGLHQEVRQLARLHSNHHPERHTRLEPNQEHAASSGSNTNIHLRFRNKWKAPIYTDKDITDENKVVIKVEVFEGDKMITTGPLSKAKIEILVLHGSFYKKFHDNWTEEEFDKHTVQGRDGQMLVLGTVQLTNGEVELSQIHFKEGSCRKKFSMAARFCKTEKIAGRVREAIMEPVEVKDRRNESNEKSKSPRLDDAVYRIEAIARDGAYHKRLQEANIHTVQDFLKALNKDSEELYKILKMKKKGKSWSKMTGHARKRVLEDRHELKAYQTEDGTLMLFFNCVHDLVGARFGSRYIACEQFDINHKASVKRLKEHVYNRLEDIPYDYVMKGNAPERISLGTGGAAGPSVVSVDARQPNSIANNLEAYQDHQVDARQPNSIANNLEAYQGYPGAGAPENCPSDVFNPVTEPIDTYAYGPMYTDPRNTYDCQGQGIPPPFQEQTTLLSVGPDWQQNAQVPTNSPDLFEEFNLCSIQH